One Janthinobacterium sp. TB1-E2 genomic region harbors:
- a CDS encoding CpaF family protein: MSIRERLGSAKIAALAPQRAAAIDNHGYRALKLRIHGLLLERVDLESMQRLSQERIREELRGLVERLLDEEAVVINDAERRSLTRDIQHEMLGFGPLETLLSDASVSDILVNGHKQVYVERGGRLELTDIRFDDDAHLMKIIDKIVSRVGRRIDESSPMVDARLPDGSRVNAIIPPLAIDGPVMSIRRFSADPLRLADLVAYRSMTAEMAEVLQGLGKAKMNILISGGTGSGKTTMLNVISGFIGHTERIVTVEDAAELQLQQPHVVRLETRPANIEGKGEVSQRALVRNALRMRPDRIILGEVRGAEALDMLGAMNTGHEGSMATIHANTPRDALTRLENMISMAAANLPSKAIRQQISSAVSVVVQVSRLIDGKRKVTSIQEITGMEGEVITMQEIFSFKQTGVAEGGAVVGQFSASGIRPRFLERLNSFGIGVSAALFEPTAAGR, encoded by the coding sequence TTGTCCATCCGCGAACGTCTCGGCAGCGCCAAGATCGCCGCGCTCGCGCCGCAACGTGCGGCGGCCATCGACAACCACGGCTACCGCGCCCTCAAGCTGCGCATCCATGGGCTGCTGCTCGAACGGGTCGACCTGGAAAGCATGCAGCGCCTGTCGCAGGAGCGCATCCGCGAAGAATTGCGCGGCCTCGTCGAGCGCTTGCTGGACGAAGAGGCGGTCGTCATCAACGACGCCGAGCGCCGGAGCCTCACGCGCGACATCCAGCACGAGATGCTGGGCTTCGGGCCGCTCGAAACCCTGCTGTCGGATGCCAGCGTGTCGGACATCCTCGTCAACGGCCACAAGCAAGTGTATGTGGAGCGCGGCGGCCGCCTGGAGCTGACCGACATCCGCTTCGACGATGACGCCCACCTGATGAAAATCATCGACAAGATCGTCTCGCGCGTGGGCCGGCGCATCGACGAGTCGAGTCCCATGGTCGATGCGCGCCTGCCCGACGGTTCGCGCGTGAACGCCATCATCCCGCCGCTGGCCATCGACGGTCCCGTGATGTCGATCCGGCGTTTTTCCGCCGATCCGCTGCGCCTGGCCGACCTGGTCGCCTACCGCAGCATGACGGCCGAGATGGCAGAAGTGCTGCAGGGCCTGGGCAAGGCGAAGATGAACATCCTCATTTCCGGCGGCACGGGCAGCGGCAAGACCACCATGCTCAACGTGATTTCCGGCTTCATCGGCCATACGGAACGCATCGTCACGGTGGAAGACGCGGCCGAACTGCAATTGCAGCAGCCGCACGTGGTGCGCCTGGAAACGCGGCCCGCGAATATCGAAGGCAAGGGCGAAGTGAGCCAGCGCGCGCTAGTGCGCAATGCGCTGCGCATGCGCCCCGACCGCATCATCCTGGGCGAGGTGCGCGGCGCCGAGGCGCTCGACATGCTGGGCGCCATGAACACGGGGCACGAGGGCTCAATGGCCACCATCCACGCCAATACGCCGCGCGACGCGCTGACGCGGCTGGAAAACATGATCAGCATGGCGGCGGCGAATTTGCCCAGCAAGGCCATCCGGCAGCAGATCAGCTCGGCCGTGTCGGTGGTGGTGCAAGTGTCGCGCCTGATCGACGGCAAGCGCAAGGTGACGTCGATCCAGGAAATCACGGGCATGGAAGGGGAGGTCATCACGATGCAGGAAATCTTCAGCTTCAAGCAGACGGGCGTGGCCGAGGGCGGCGCCGTGGTCGGGCAGTTCTCGGCCAGCGGCATCCGCCCGCGCTTCCTCGAGCGCCTGAACAGCTTTGGCATCGGCGTCTCGGCCGCCCTGTTCGAACCCACCGCGGCGGGACGCTGA
- a CDS encoding type II secretion system F family protein: MLSYLVYLFLFLAVVLLVAGAWLAWQAARGPSAARVARRLQAMYTASDGEQALSITKQRPLSSYPFLQGVLEGLPGARRIEQLLLQAGMRWLVAGFLGYCALGATAGLLAASALPLPWYVRLGLGAGGAALPYLLARRARSRRLVRIEQQLPDALDLMGRAMRAGHAFPTALKMVGEEMTGPLADEFRAVFDEVSFGVAMADALGNLAARVPSTDLRYVVIAVLIQRETGGNLTELLGSISAIIRDRLKLLGQVRVLSAEGRMSAWVLGLLPFGAALMMYVMNPQFIAVLYTDAGGRKMVGVALGLLLVGVLCIRKIIHIRV; encoded by the coding sequence ATGCTTTCCTATCTTGTCTATCTGTTCCTCTTCCTTGCCGTCGTGCTGCTGGTGGCGGGCGCCTGGCTGGCGTGGCAGGCGGCGCGGGGCCCAAGTGCGGCGCGGGTGGCGCGGCGCCTGCAAGCCATGTACACGGCCAGCGATGGCGAACAGGCGCTGTCGATCACCAAGCAGCGCCCGCTGAGCAGCTATCCGTTTCTGCAGGGCGTGCTGGAAGGCTTGCCTGGCGCGCGGCGCATCGAGCAACTGCTGCTGCAGGCGGGTATGCGCTGGCTCGTGGCCGGCTTCCTGGGCTATTGCGCGCTTGGCGCGACCGCAGGCCTGCTGGCGGCCAGCGCGCTGCCCTTGCCATGGTATGTGCGCCTGGGTCTGGGCGCGGGCGGCGCCGCGCTGCCGTATCTGCTGGCGCGCCGCGCCAGGAGCCGGCGGCTGGTGCGCATCGAGCAGCAGCTGCCGGACGCGCTGGACCTGATGGGCCGCGCCATGCGCGCCGGCCATGCCTTTCCCACCGCGCTGAAAATGGTGGGCGAGGAGATGACGGGGCCGCTGGCCGACGAGTTTCGCGCCGTGTTCGACGAAGTCAGTTTTGGCGTGGCGATGGCCGATGCGCTGGGCAACCTGGCCGCGCGCGTGCCCAGCACGGACTTGCGCTATGTCGTCATCGCTGTGCTGATCCAGCGGGAAACGGGCGGCAACCTGACTGAATTGCTGGGCAGCATCAGCGCCATCATCCGCGACCGATTGAAATTGCTGGGCCAGGTGCGCGTGCTGTCGGCCGAAGGGCGCATGTCGGCCTGGGTACTGGGCTTGCTGCCGTTTGGCGCGGCGCTGATGATGTACGTGATGAATCCGCAATTCATTGCCGTGCTGTACACGGATGCGGGCGGGCGCAAGATGGTCGGCGTGGCGCTGGGCTTGCTGCTGGTTGGCGTGCTCTGTATCCGAAAAATTATCCATATCCGGGTGTGA
- a CDS encoding type II and III secretion system protein family protein: protein MNTFRKHAASAGMRLALAAGLAWPGGAIAAAPARQAVMSPVAAPTMSLGADIARLGEPVRIAVGKSTLRKLSLPVSQIAVNDARVAGARMLGSSSQLFVWGLAPGSTNLILWDRQQRPVIVDIEVEIDVEGLQAQLAYVFPGERAVKVGAAGGSIVLSGQVSDGVKASQILEMAQAYAQRGAGESAAAADGAASAGGAVKVINMLSVAAPQQVMLEVKIAEVSKTLVDQLGASVGISGTRGNWSYGLLSNLLSGNPSQLGAVHGKNGNGLTLDAQKRDGLVKVLAEPNIMAISGQEASFLAGGKIFIPVAQDSTTNKITLEEKEFGIAVKFTPTVLEGGRINLKVAPEVSELNREGIGITTGGGAAANAVLPAFTTRRTTTTVQLFDGQSFAVGGLIKNNVTTNIKALPFLGEIPVLGALFRSSDFQTDRTELVFIITPHLVKPLDTADGAAVVLPTDAYVAPSRGEFFLQGKMEGAAPPRPRQEAATQTAPAGPDIQ from the coding sequence ATGAATACATTTCGTAAGCACGCCGCGAGTGCGGGCATGCGCCTGGCCCTGGCGGCAGGACTGGCCTGGCCGGGCGGCGCCATCGCGGCGGCGCCGGCCCGGCAGGCCGTCATGTCGCCCGTGGCGGCGCCGACCATGTCGCTGGGCGCCGATATCGCCCGCCTGGGCGAGCCCGTGCGCATCGCCGTGGGCAAGTCCACCTTGCGCAAGCTGAGCCTGCCGGTGTCGCAGATCGCCGTCAACGATGCGCGCGTGGCCGGCGCCAGGATGCTGGGCTCGTCCAGTCAGCTGTTCGTCTGGGGCCTGGCCCCGGGCAGCACCAACCTGATCCTGTGGGACCGGCAGCAGCGTCCCGTGATCGTCGATATTGAAGTCGAGATCGACGTCGAAGGCTTGCAGGCGCAGCTCGCCTATGTCTTCCCTGGCGAGCGCGCCGTGAAAGTTGGCGCGGCCGGCGGCAGCATCGTGCTGTCGGGACAGGTGAGCGACGGCGTCAAGGCCAGCCAGATCCTCGAGATGGCGCAAGCCTATGCGCAGCGGGGCGCAGGCGAATCGGCCGCAGCGGCCGACGGCGCCGCGAGTGCGGGCGGCGCCGTCAAGGTCATCAATATGCTGTCGGTCGCGGCGCCGCAACAGGTCATGCTGGAAGTGAAGATCGCCGAAGTGTCGAAGACCCTCGTCGACCAGCTGGGCGCCAGCGTGGGCATCAGCGGCACGCGCGGCAACTGGAGCTACGGCCTGCTGTCGAACCTGCTAAGCGGCAACCCCAGCCAACTGGGCGCCGTGCACGGCAAGAATGGCAACGGCCTGACGCTCGACGCGCAAAAGCGCGACGGCCTCGTCAAGGTGCTGGCCGAACCGAACATCATGGCCATCAGCGGCCAGGAAGCCAGTTTCCTGGCGGGCGGCAAGATTTTCATTCCGGTCGCGCAAGACAGCACGACCAACAAGATCACGCTCGAGGAAAAGGAATTCGGCATCGCCGTCAAGTTCACGCCCACCGTGCTGGAAGGGGGGCGCATCAACCTGAAGGTGGCGCCGGAAGTGTCGGAGCTGAACCGCGAAGGCATCGGCATCACCACGGGCGGGGGCGCCGCCGCCAATGCGGTGCTGCCGGCCTTTACCACGCGGCGCACCACGACGACGGTGCAGCTGTTCGATGGCCAGAGTTTTGCCGTCGGCGGCTTGATCAAGAACAATGTGACGACCAATATCAAGGCCTTGCCCTTCCTCGGCGAGATTCCCGTGCTGGGCGCGCTGTTCCGCAGCAGCGATTTCCAGACCGACCGTACCGAGCTGGTATTCATCATCACGCCGCACCTGGTCAAGCCGCTCGATACCGCCGATGGCGCCGCTGTCGTGCTGCCGACCGACGCCTATGTGGCACCGAGCCGCGGCGAGTTCTTCTTGCAAGGAAAAATGGAAGGCGCCGCCCCACCACGGCCACGGCAGGAAGCGGCCACGCAGACAGCGCCGGCCGGCCCCGACATTCAATAG
- a CDS encoding vWA domain-containing protein → MRIPHTRQGGQVLIMVALSAVVLIASVGLAVDSALGYFVKAKLNAAVDSASLAAARGVTAGSSEEEQRTNARQSAKEFFDINYPDQFLLSTPTLHPVGVTFDKGNVTIDVSATASLPVSLMGVLGFKTLNVAASAQTIRKDLDMVLVMDTSGSLASNADAVRAAGKSFLNKFNSTVDRVGLLHFASEAQIDVPIKQVERGFDRASMTMKGGKIDQFAFVGGTNSSAGMFQARKQLNDIGQVNRSSLRVIVFFSDGSPAAFSSYFPNTGGKCKTAGALATFTALQNPALVGLYKMAVSDTRQYGDCDAMQITALPPWYNANNAYAKANDAALREFPIVTNTPRVVTSSLSSAQVQWTNVHRASRNLVEAMAAKARQEGIYVFTLGMGASLKSKEGPDNELGEDLLRCLANTTDAKAACRKPAEPVGLYCYAATDSDLSPCFTRLASAILRISK, encoded by the coding sequence ATGCGCATTCCACACACGCGGCAAGGCGGGCAAGTGCTGATCATGGTGGCGCTGTCGGCCGTCGTTTTGATCGCCTCGGTGGGCCTGGCCGTCGATTCGGCCCTCGGCTACTTCGTCAAGGCCAAGCTCAACGCGGCCGTCGACTCGGCCAGCCTGGCGGCGGCGCGCGGCGTCACGGCGGGCAGCTCGGAAGAGGAACAGCGGACCAATGCGCGCCAGTCGGCCAAGGAATTTTTCGACATCAATTATCCGGACCAGTTCCTGCTGTCGACGCCGACCCTGCATCCGGTCGGCGTCACGTTCGACAAGGGCAACGTCACCATCGACGTCTCTGCCACCGCGTCGCTGCCCGTCTCGCTGATGGGCGTACTCGGCTTCAAGACCCTGAACGTGGCGGCCAGCGCGCAAACCATCCGCAAGGATCTGGACATGGTGCTGGTGATGGATACCTCGGGCTCACTGGCTAGCAATGCCGACGCCGTGCGGGCGGCGGGCAAGTCCTTCCTGAACAAATTCAACTCCACGGTCGACCGGGTCGGCTTGCTGCACTTCGCCTCGGAAGCGCAGATCGATGTCCCGATCAAGCAGGTCGAGCGCGGTTTCGACCGCGCCAGCATGACCATGAAAGGTGGAAAGATCGATCAATTCGCCTTTGTCGGCGGCACCAATTCTTCCGCAGGCATGTTTCAGGCACGCAAGCAGCTGAACGACATCGGACAGGTCAACCGCTCCAGCCTGCGCGTCATCGTGTTTTTTTCCGATGGCTCGCCTGCGGCATTTTCCTCGTACTTTCCCAATACGGGCGGCAAATGCAAGACGGCGGGCGCGCTGGCCACCTTTACGGCTTTGCAAAACCCCGCGCTGGTCGGTCTGTACAAGATGGCAGTGAGCGACACGCGCCAGTACGGCGACTGCGATGCCATGCAGATCACGGCGCTTCCCCCGTGGTACAACGCGAATAATGCGTACGCCAAAGCCAACGACGCGGCGCTGCGCGAATTTCCCATCGTCACCAACACACCGCGCGTCGTGACCTCGTCCCTATCATCGGCGCAGGTGCAATGGACGAATGTGCACCGCGCCTCGCGCAACCTGGTCGAGGCGATGGCGGCCAAAGCGCGTCAGGAAGGCATTTATGTCTTTACCCTGGGCATGGGCGCCTCGCTGAAAAGCAAGGAAGGACCGGACAACGAACTGGGCGAAGACTTGCTGCGCTGCCTGGCCAATACCACCGATGCGAAAGCGGCTTGCCGCAAGCCGGCCGAACCCGTGGGCCTGTACTGCTATGCGGCCACGGACAGCGACCTGAGCCCGTGTTTCACGCGGCTCGCCTCGGCCATCCTGCGCATTTCCAAGTAA
- a CDS encoding AAA family ATPase, whose protein sequence is MKIAINSRDEKILSELGRLLRSRNRLDEISAGGESLEPLQAAQSLPDVLIFDRPSNDGADLAAIERLSNLHPRMAFIVLCHQQPPEFLLQAMRAGVRDVLPFPAVPASLHAALERIEEKLERREHGNGKVLAFISCKGGSGATFIASNLGYALAAGGQQRVALIDMNLHFGDASLFVSENKPLATLSDVTRDIHRLDSSFLGSSMLHILPNYSVLAAPEDPAHASEVAPEHIDAIIRQARRQYDFIVLDVGRNLDAVSVRALDHADMIFPVLQATLPYIRDGKRLLGMFRSLEYAKEKVHIIVNRHDKGGEIRLRDLEAAYGTAVYRTVPNHYASAAASVNQGMPILQLDKASPITRSLQEFAASLAGGVASTARQGWLGRVLRRA, encoded by the coding sequence GTGAAAATCGCCATCAATTCCAGGGATGAAAAAATACTGTCCGAACTGGGGCGGCTGCTGCGCAGCCGCAACCGGCTCGACGAGATCAGCGCGGGAGGCGAATCGCTCGAACCGCTGCAGGCGGCGCAATCGCTGCCCGACGTGCTGATCTTCGACCGTCCATCGAACGACGGCGCCGACCTGGCCGCCATCGAGCGCCTCAGCAACCTGCATCCGCGCATGGCCTTCATCGTGCTGTGCCACCAGCAGCCGCCCGAATTCCTGCTGCAGGCCATGCGCGCGGGCGTGCGCGACGTGCTGCCGTTTCCCGCCGTGCCGGCCAGCCTGCATGCGGCGCTCGAACGCATCGAGGAAAAGCTGGAGCGGCGCGAGCATGGCAACGGCAAGGTGCTGGCCTTCATTTCCTGCAAGGGCGGCAGCGGCGCCACCTTCATTGCCAGCAACCTCGGTTATGCGCTGGCCGCCGGCGGCCAGCAGCGCGTTGCCCTGATCGACATGAACCTGCATTTTGGCGACGCCTCGCTCTTCGTTTCCGAGAACAAGCCGCTGGCCACGCTGTCCGACGTCACGCGCGACATCCACCGGCTCGACTCCTCGTTCCTGGGGTCGAGCATGCTGCACATCCTGCCCAACTACAGCGTGCTGGCCGCGCCCGAGGATCCCGCGCATGCCAGCGAAGTGGCGCCCGAACACATCGATGCCATCATCCGGCAAGCCAGGCGCCAGTACGATTTCATCGTGCTCGACGTGGGCCGCAACCTCGACGCCGTCAGCGTGCGTGCGCTCGATCACGCCGACATGATCTTTCCCGTCCTGCAGGCGACCTTGCCGTACATCCGCGACGGCAAGCGCCTGCTGGGCATGTTCCGCTCGCTCGAATACGCGAAGGAAAAGGTGCACATCATCGTCAACCGCCACGACAAGGGCGGCGAAATCCGCCTGCGCGACCTGGAAGCGGCGTATGGCACGGCTGTCTACCGCACGGTGCCCAATCACTACGCCTCGGCGGCCGCCTCGGTCAACCAGGGCATGCCGATTTTGCAGCTCGACAAAGCCAGTCCGATCACCCGCTCGCTGCAGGAGTTCGCCGCCAGCCTGGCGGGCGGCGTGGCCAGCACGGCGCGCCAGGGCTGGCTGGGCCGCGTCCTGCGGCGCGCTTGA
- the cpaB gene encoding Flp pilus assembly protein CpaB, which yields MRNSRVAIVLLLALLMAGAAVLAAARWMSGQGAPASQTVMVALVDIGVGAKVTPAMLRGMDWPAGAMPPGAFGEAGALDGRITRTAVSRGEPVLESKLAPPGATGGLSAIVAAGKRAMTVRVNDVVGVAGFALPGNFVDILVHTQDDRARPAGGAPLAISKIVLERILVLAVAQESGRDDNKPKLVNAVTLELTPEQVEKLDLARSVGSLSLVLRNQVDPDPVKTGGATKESLLELKVPAPAPVRAARRQAAPARAATRDSVTVVKGMDTSVQQF from the coding sequence ATGAGAAATAGCCGCGTTGCGATCGTGCTGCTGCTGGCGCTGCTGATGGCGGGGGCCGCCGTGCTGGCGGCCGCGCGCTGGATGTCGGGGCAGGGCGCGCCGGCCAGCCAGACGGTGATGGTCGCGCTGGTCGATATCGGCGTGGGCGCGAAGGTGACGCCGGCCATGCTGCGCGGCATGGATTGGCCCGCCGGCGCCATGCCGCCCGGGGCGTTCGGCGAGGCCGGCGCGCTCGACGGGCGCATCACGCGTACCGCCGTCAGCAGGGGCGAGCCCGTGCTGGAAAGCAAACTCGCGCCGCCCGGCGCCACGGGCGGCCTGTCGGCCATCGTGGCGGCCGGCAAGCGCGCCATGACCGTGCGCGTCAATGACGTGGTGGGCGTGGCCGGCTTCGCCCTGCCGGGCAATTTCGTCGACATTCTCGTGCATACGCAGGATGACCGCGCCAGGCCGGCAGGCGGCGCGCCGCTGGCCATTTCCAAGATCGTGCTTGAACGCATCCTCGTGCTGGCCGTGGCGCAGGAGTCCGGCCGCGACGACAACAAGCCCAAGTTGGTCAACGCCGTGACCCTGGAACTGACGCCGGAGCAGGTGGAAAAGCTGGACCTGGCGCGCAGCGTTGGCAGCCTGTCGCTGGTGCTGCGCAACCAGGTCGATCCAGACCCCGTCAAGACGGGCGGCGCCACCAAGGAGTCGTTGCTGGAACTGAAGGTGCCGGCGCCCGCGCCGGTGCGAGCGGCGCGGCGCCAGGCGGCCCCGGCACGCGCCGCAACGCGCGACAGCGTCACCGTCGTCAAGGGCATGGATACGAGCGTCCAGCAATTTTAA
- a CDS encoding TadE/TadG family type IV pilus assembly protein produces the protein MRLKKADSRILRKHGGQGGATLLEFALITPVFLMLIIGIIELSMAYFANMTMQHAVREGARYAVTGAKDLDPDSANQQRYQAVIQKIRDSSMGMYDKVSPVIAVNGSDAVGAAMFGQAGDIVVISVDCRWAFATPMIRALFRDGQAHFVVAATMRNESFGGL, from the coding sequence ATGCGTTTAAAAAAGGCCGATTCCCGCATATTGCGCAAGCACGGCGGACAAGGCGGCGCCACCTTGCTTGAATTTGCCCTGATAACGCCGGTCTTTCTCATGCTGATAATCGGCATCATCGAATTGAGCATGGCTTATTTTGCCAATATGACCATGCAGCACGCGGTACGCGAAGGCGCGCGCTATGCCGTCACGGGGGCCAAGGACCTGGACCCCGACAGCGCCAACCAGCAGCGCTACCAGGCCGTGATACAGAAGATCAGGGACAGTTCCATGGGCATGTATGACAAGGTCAGCCCCGTGATCGCCGTCAACGGCAGCGATGCCGTCGGCGCCGCCATGTTCGGCCAGGCCGGCGATATCGTCGTCATTTCCGTCGATTGCCGCTGGGCGTTTGCCACGCCGATGATCCGTGCCCTGTTCCGCGATGGGCAGGCGCATTTCGTCGTGGCCGCCACCATGCGCAATGAAAGCTTTGGCGGCCTGTGA
- a CDS encoding Flp family type IVb pilin, with the protein MNCIKNFIAEEDGVTAIEYALIAALVAAALVTAVGYFTTGLDGAFKAIGTKLTGAAI; encoded by the coding sequence ATGAATTGCATTAAAAACTTTATCGCCGAAGAAGACGGCGTGACTGCGATCGAATATGCGCTGATCGCGGCGCTGGTGGCTGCGGCGCTGGTAACGGCCGTCGGCTATTTCACCACCGGCCTCGATGGCGCCTTCAAGGCGATCGGCACCAAGCTGACGGGCGCGGCGATCTAA
- a CDS encoding type II secretion system F family protein yields MSGMNASQLALLGLLFLIVFALAVLVLRLFAGSAVQQRLQSLGDAGAAGDRERHARRRWVAHAVSLTRPLARLSLPDEGWESSPIRSRFVHAGWRSQAAPALFYAAKTGLFVGLPLLVYFLLRQGGQNMLLWLVAAAALGYYLPNVWLSHCLKQRQREVFETFPDALDLMTVCVEAGLAMDAALARVAQEIGLKSAVLAEELQLVTLELRAGSAKDKALRNLALRTGVEDVDALVTLLIQAERFGTSIAASLRVQSDQLRTKRRQRAEETAARIALKLLFPLIFFIFPSLMVVLMGPAFLQIYRVLLPAMRGS; encoded by the coding sequence ATGAGCGGCATGAATGCGTCGCAGCTGGCTTTGCTGGGCTTGCTGTTCCTGATTGTTTTCGCGCTGGCCGTGCTGGTGCTGCGCCTGTTCGCCGGCAGTGCCGTACAGCAGCGGCTGCAATCGCTCGGTGATGCGGGCGCCGCCGGCGACCGGGAGCGCCATGCGAGGCGGCGCTGGGTGGCGCACGCCGTCAGCCTCACGCGCCCGCTGGCCAGGCTGTCGCTGCCCGACGAAGGCTGGGAAAGTTCGCCCATTCGCAGCCGCTTCGTCCATGCCGGCTGGCGCAGCCAGGCCGCGCCGGCCCTGTTTTATGCGGCCAAGACGGGCCTGTTCGTGGGCTTGCCGCTGCTCGTGTATTTCCTGCTGCGCCAGGGCGGACAGAATATGCTGTTATGGCTGGTTGCGGCGGCCGCCCTCGGCTATTACCTGCCCAATGTCTGGCTGTCCCACTGTTTGAAACAGCGCCAGCGCGAAGTGTTCGAGACCTTTCCCGATGCGCTGGACCTGATGACGGTGTGCGTCGAAGCGGGGCTGGCGATGGATGCGGCGCTGGCGCGCGTGGCGCAGGAAATCGGCCTGAAAAGCGCGGTGCTGGCCGAAGAGCTGCAACTGGTGACGCTGGAACTGCGCGCCGGCAGCGCCAAGGACAAGGCCTTGCGCAATCTGGCCCTGCGCACGGGCGTGGAAGACGTGGACGCACTGGTGACCTTGCTGATCCAGGCCGAACGCTTCGGCACGAGCATCGCCGCGTCGCTGCGCGTGCAGTCCGACCAGCTGCGCACCAAGCGGCGCCAGCGCGCCGAAGAAACGGCGGCCAGGATCGCCCTCAAGCTGCTGTTTCCGCTGATCTTTTTCATTTTCCCGTCGCTGATGGTCGTGCTGATGGGCCCGGCGTTCCTGCAGATTTACCGCGTGCTGCTGCCGGCCATGCGGGGCAGCTGA
- a CDS encoding response regulator transcription factor, which yields MSTKNVIRVMLVSDHKTWLWGLEQLLAGAQPAMQVVASSTEIDSALLLARTLCPDVIVLDADLGCSGASACAIDYLPQLLGNGVSRALLFSGTQDQAACGRAVRSGARAVVGKETPVKQMVDAIARLYQGELCLDPALLDSMLGVLNKPEAAPDPEEQRIARLTLKERKIVAMMVEGNGALNRAIAQRAFISEQTLRNHLTSIYSKLDVTNRLELYVYATRNRLAEPMPAE from the coding sequence ATGTCAACAAAAAATGTCATCCGCGTCATGCTGGTGTCGGACCACAAGACCTGGCTGTGGGGCCTGGAGCAGTTGCTCGCCGGTGCCCAGCCGGCGATGCAGGTGGTGGCCAGCTCCACCGAGATCGACAGCGCGCTGCTGCTGGCGCGGACCCTGTGTCCCGACGTCATCGTGCTCGACGCCGACCTGGGCTGCAGCGGCGCCAGCGCCTGCGCCATCGACTATCTGCCGCAGCTGCTCGGCAATGGCGTGTCGCGCGCCTTGCTGTTCAGCGGCACGCAGGACCAGGCCGCATGCGGGCGCGCCGTGCGCAGCGGCGCGCGCGCGGTGGTGGGCAAGGAAACGCCCGTCAAGCAGATGGTCGACGCTATCGCCCGCCTGTATCAAGGCGAGTTGTGCCTGGATCCGGCGCTGCTCGACAGCATGCTGGGCGTACTGAACAAGCCGGAAGCGGCGCCCGATCCGGAAGAGCAGCGGATCGCCAGGCTGACGCTGAAGGAGCGCAAGATCGTTGCCATGATGGTGGAAGGAAATGGCGCGCTGAACCGCGCGATAGCCCAGCGCGCTTTTATCTCGGAGCAAACCTTGCGTAATCATCTGACATCGATCTACAGCAAGCTCGATGTCACCAACCGCCTGGAATTATATGTGTACGCCACCCGCAACCGGCTGGCCGAGCCCATGCCTGCGGAATGA
- a CDS encoding TadE/TadG family type IV pilus assembly protein: MRGYFPARAARGIAAVEFAIVLPLLALLLFMVVDLSRAIQAKTILLNISREGANLASRSTSDLSGSSQAIMNALAASTPPLDMNQRGMIYITKIMGYTAKSGMRNIVLEQYRWDAGARASGYLPASQVWQCGSWSNGACTGIAKDESAPTVALMRDQLSDGELIYAVETFYHFDMLFGTLKFGNSTTPVLGPNLTSMTVF, encoded by the coding sequence ATGCGCGGCTACTTTCCTGCGCGCGCCGCGCGCGGCATCGCCGCCGTGGAATTTGCCATCGTGCTGCCGCTGCTGGCGCTGCTGCTGTTCATGGTGGTCGATCTGTCACGCGCCATCCAGGCCAAGACCATCTTGCTCAACATCAGCCGCGAAGGCGCCAACCTGGCTTCGCGCTCCACGTCCGACCTGAGCGGATCTAGCCAGGCCATCATGAACGCGCTGGCGGCCAGCACGCCGCCGCTGGACATGAACCAGCGCGGCATGATCTACATCACCAAGATCATGGGCTACACGGCCAAGAGCGGCATGCGCAACATCGTGCTGGAACAGTACCGCTGGGATGCGGGCGCGAGGGCAAGCGGCTACCTGCCCGCCAGCCAGGTGTGGCAATGCGGCAGCTGGAGCAATGGCGCGTGCACGGGCATCGCCAAGGACGAGTCCGCCCCCACGGTGGCCTTGATGCGGGACCAGCTGTCCGACGGCGAACTGATCTACGCCGTGGAAACTTTCTACCATTTCGACATGCTGTTCGGCACCTTGAAATTTGGCAACAGCACGACGCCCGTACTGGGCCCCAACCTCACTTCGATGACGGTATTCTGA
- a CDS encoding A24 family peptidase, which produces MDPHSFWTFSPAIVLWGLLAAAVWHDVRRRRIPNRLVFSGAVLGVLLNSLALPGVTPAGPWLALGGMAVGLGLLLPMHAMKALGAGDVKLMAMVGAFLGPRAAVFAVLCSLLAGGVLALAVAVYQGTLRQALANARQLLLQGWLRAAAGEAPQLDAPAAPGGSLPYAIAIAAGTAIWLALAAGGHA; this is translated from the coding sequence ATGGACCCTCATTCTTTCTGGACGTTCAGCCCCGCCATAGTCTTGTGGGGGCTGCTTGCCGCGGCTGTCTGGCACGACGTGCGCCGCCGGCGCATTCCCAACCGGCTCGTGTTTTCCGGCGCCGTGCTGGGCGTGTTGCTCAACAGCCTGGCCTTGCCCGGGGTAACGCCGGCCGGACCGTGGCTGGCGCTGGGCGGGATGGCCGTCGGCCTGGGCTTGCTGTTGCCCATGCATGCGATGAAGGCGCTGGGCGCGGGCGACGTCAAGCTGATGGCGATGGTGGGAGCTTTTCTCGGCCCGCGCGCCGCCGTGTTTGCCGTGCTGTGCAGTCTGCTCGCGGGCGGCGTGCTGGCACTGGCCGTCGCCGTGTATCAGGGCACGCTGCGCCAGGCGCTGGCGAATGCCCGCCAATTGCTGCTGCAAGGCTGGCTGCGCGCCGCGGCGGGCGAGGCGCCGCAGCTGGATGCACCTGCCGCGCCGGGCGGCAGCTTGCCGTACGCGATCGCCATTGCCGCCGGCACCGCCATCTGGCTGGCCCTGGCGGCCGGCGGCCATGCATGA